In one Oryza glaberrima chromosome 2, OglaRS2, whole genome shotgun sequence genomic region, the following are encoded:
- the LOC127764630 gene encoding N-(5'-phosphoribosyl)anthranilate isomerase 1, chloroplastic-like, with the protein MAAAAQATVAPSISSVARQPQRFPAPSTSGNSKFPLFKTSCLAMSHGLVSNTAVSSRPNDGAAKLIQPVVKMCGITSAKDAETALEAGAKLIGMILWPNSKRSVALAEAKEISRVAQSYGAESVGVFVDDDEETILRVSDSCDLNLVQLHGDESRSLLHVLSKNNRIIYVLNANDNGKLINALPDEKYELDWFLVDSAKGGSGKGFNWQKFQMPSVRSKNGWLLAGGLHADNVCDAFYALKPNGVDVSSGICAPDGIRKDPTRISSFMRNVKSLGRSQ; encoded by the exons ATGGCGGCCGCGGCTCAAG CGACGGTGGCGCCATCAATCTCGTCAGTAGCCAGGCAACCTCAGCGATTCCCTGCACCGAGTACTAGTG GGAATTCGAAATTTCCTCTATTTAAAACATCATGCTTGGCAATGAGCCATGGCCTTGTATCCAATACTGCTGTGTCTTCACGACCAAATGATGGAGCTGCTAAACTCATCCAGCCTGTAGTCAAAATGTGTGGCATCACATCAGCTAAAGATGCAGAAACGGCTTTGGAGGCCGGAGCTAAACTTATTGGCATGATACTCTGGCCAAACTCCAAGCGTTCTGTTGCGTTAGCAGAAGCAAAAGAAATATCAAGAGTAGCACAGTCTTATGGGGCTGAATCAGTTGGTGTCTTTGTGGATGATGATGAAGAGACCATCTTACGAGTGTCTGATTCATGTGACCTTAATCTAGTGCAG CTTCATGGAGATGAATCTCGTTCATTACTTCATGTGCTATCGAAGAACAATCGCATCATTTATGTTCTAAATGCCAATGACAACGGAAAGCTTATCAACGCTCTTCCTGATGAAAAATATGAGCTTGATTGGTTCTTGGTGGATAGTGCCAAAGGTGGAAG TGGCAAGGGATTCAACTGGCAGAAGTTTCAGATGCCGTCTGTTCGAAGCAAGAATGGGTGGCTTTTAGCTGGAGGCCTTCACGCTGATAATGTTTGTGATGCCTTTTATGCCCTGAAACCAAATGGAGTGGATGTTAGCAGTGGAATATGTGCTCCTGATGGTATCAGAAAAGACCCCACGAGGATTTCTTCTTTCATGAGAAATGTTAAATCCTTGGGCAGATCACAATGA
- the LOC127764632 gene encoding U1 small nuclear ribonucleoprotein C-1 yields MPRYYCDYCDTYLTHDSPSVRKQHNAGYKHKANVRTYYQQFEEQQTQSLIDQRIKEHLGQAAAFQVGAPFNQHLLSFPGGVPRPRLPILPTPGMPLGVPQVPGAPLMPGVRPPILPAPGIPGYPGAPNVPTMPQTGAPPGSMPPGSMPPGSMPMQMAPLPRPPTLPPPTSGAPGAPIPNSGAPPAMYQTNPPQPAGPTSGAPPPVAAPPPAAPPQAPFSYAQPPEGNH; encoded by the exons ATGCCTCG gtACTATTGCGACTACTGCGACACCTATCTGACCCATGACTCT CCATCTGTCCGTAAACAGCACAATGCTGGGTACAAACATAAG GCAAATGTTCGAACCTACTATCAACAATTTGAGGAGCAGCAAACTCAAAGCTTGATTGATCAAAGAATTAAAGAACATCTTGGACAAGCTGCAGCTTTCCAAGTTGGTGCTCCTTTCAATCAACATCTTCTCTCATTTCCAGGAGGTGTGCCTCGTCCTCGTCTTCCAATTCTGCCAACACCTGGCATGCCACTTGGTGTTCCTCAAGTACCTGGTGCACCTTTGATGCCAGGCGTTAGGCCTCCTATTTTGCCAGCTCCTGGTATTCCAG GTTATCCTGGTGCTCCAAATGTTCCAACCATGCCACAAACAGGCGCCCCACCTGGTTCCATGCCGCCTGGCTCTATGCCACCTGGTTCTATGCCTATGCAGATGGCACCTCTCCCAAGGCCTCCGACACTACCACCTCCAACATCTGGAGCCCCAGGGGCCCCCATCCCCAACAGTGGGGCACCTCCAGCCATGTATCAAACAAATCCACCGCAACCTGCAGGCCCAACTTCTGGTGCTCCACCTCCGGTTGCTGCTCCACCTCCAGCAGCACCTCCACAGGCTCCTTTCTCCTATGCACAACCTCCTGAGGGCAACCACTGA
- the LOC127764628 gene encoding pentatricopeptide repeat-containing protein At3g16010, whose amino-acid sequence MASRAPCLLASRGIASSPHLARRLKQTENEIVQMFRTPSPRNEDAVAALSPRYTNSVRVLDERFIRILKIFKWGPDAERALEVLMLRVDHWLVREVMKTDVGVNVKMQFFRWAAKKRNYQHDTSTYMALIHCLELVEQYGEMWKMIQEMVRSPICVVTPMELSQVIRMLGNAKMIGKAITIFYQIKARKCQPTAQAYNSMIIMLIHEGQYEKVHELYNEMSNEGHCHPDTVTYIALISAFCKLGRQDSAIRLLNEMKENRMQPTAKIYTMIISLSFKMDNVHGALSLFEEMRYMYCRPDVFTYTELIRGLGKAGRIDEAYHFYHEMQREGCKPDTVVMNNMINFLAKAGRLDDGLKLFEEMGVSHCIPNVVTYNTIIKALFESKSRVSEVFSWFERMKGSGISPSPFTYSILIDGFCKTNRIEKAMMLLEEMDEKGFPPCPAAYCSLIDALGKAKRYDLACELFQELKENCGSSSARVYAVMIKHLGKAGRLDDAINLFDEMSKLGCTPNVYAYNALMSGLARACMLDEALTTMRKMQEHGCLPDINSYNIILNGLAKTGGPHRAMEMLTNMKNSTIKPDAVSYNTVLSALSHAGMFEEAAELMKEMNALGFEYDLITYSSILEAIGKVDQE is encoded by the exons ATGGCGAGCCGCGCGCCGTGCCTCCTCGCTTCTCGGGGCATCGCCTCGTCGCCTCACCTCGCGCGGAGGTTAAAGCAAACAG AAAATGAGATTGTTCAAATGTTCCGAACCCCATCTCCTCGGAACGAGGATGCGGTAGCAGCTCTTTCGCCAAGGTACACAAATTCCGTTCGTGTGTTGGATGAGAGATTCATTAGGATCCTGAAAATATTCAAGTGGGGCCCCGATGCTGAGAGGGCATTGGAGGTACTCATGCTGAGAGTTGATCACTGGTTGGTACGAGAGGTTATGAAAACAGATGTTGGGGTCAATGTGAAGATGCAGTTTTTTAGATGGGCTGCAAAGAAAAGGAATTATCAACATGACACATCCACTTACATGGCCTTGATACATTGTTTAGAGCTAGTGGAGCAGTATGGTGAAATGTGGAAGATGATCCAAGAAATGGTACGGAGTCCTATTTGTGTTGTCACCCCAATGGAGCTTTCACAGGTAATTCGGATGCTGGGGAATGCCAAGATGATTGGCAAGGCAATTACAATCTTTTACCAAATCAAGGCACGGAAGTGTCAACCAACTGCTCAGGCATATAATAGCATGATAATCATGTTAATTCATGAGGGGCAATATGAGAAAGTGCATGAACTTTACAACGAGATGAGCAATGAAGGCCATTGCCACCCAGACACTGTGACTTATATTGCACTCATTTCTGCTTTCTGCAAACTCGGTCGCCAGGATTCAGCAATTCGTCTGTTGAATGAGATGAAGGAGAATAGAATGCAGCCAACTGCTAAGATATATACCATGATAATATCTTTGTCCTTCAAAATGGACAATGTTCATGGAGCATTGAGTTTGTTCGAAGAGATGAGGTACATGTACTGCCGACCTGATGTGTTTACTTACACCGAGTTAATCAGGGGCCTTGGTAAAGCTGGGAGAATTGATGAAGCATATCACTTCTACCATGAAATGCAACGAGAAGGCTGCAAGCCAGACACAGTTGTCATGAATAATATGATAAATTTCTTAGCCAAGGCTGGTCGTTTGGATGATGGTTTGAAGTTATTTGAGGAGATGGGAGTGTCGCACTGTATTCCAAATGTGGTGACGTACAATACTATAATAAAAGCACTTTTTGAATCAAAATCCCGTGTTTCCGAGGTTTTCTCATGGTTTGAGAGAATGAAGGGAAGTGGGATCTCCCCTAGTCCATTCACGTACTCCATTCTGATTGATGGATTCTGCAAAACCAACCGGATAGAAAAGGCCATGATGCTACTAGAGGAGATGGATGAGAAGGGCTTCCCTCCATGTCCAGCAGCATATTGCAGTTTGATTGATGCTCTTGGAAAGGCTAAACGTTACGATCTTGCATGTGAGCTTTTCCAGGAACTAAAAGAAAATTGTGGTTCCTCAAGTGCTCGAGTGTATGCAGTGATGATAAAACACTTGGGGAAGGCTGGCCGTCTGGATGATGCTATAAATCTTTTTGATGAGATGAGCAAACTTGGTTGCACTCCTAATGTTTATGCATACAATGCTCTCATGTCTGGATTAGCGAGAGCATGCATGCTCGATGAAGCTCTTACTACAATGAGAAAAATGCAAGAGCATGGATGTCTTCCTGATATTAACTCATACAATATCATCTTGAATGGACTGGCCAAAACCGGGGGGCCTCATCGTGCAATGGAGATGCTTACTAACATGAAAAATTCTACAATAAAACCAGATGCTGTGTCATATAATACTGTTCTTAGTGCGTTGAGCCATGCTGGCATGTTTGAGGAGGCAGCTGAGCTGATGAAAGAGATGAATGCATTGGGATTTGAGTATGATCTTATTACATATTCATCTATACTTGAGGCAATTGGAAAGGTTGATCAAGAATAA